Proteins encoded in a region of the Drosophila sechellia strain sech25 chromosome 2L, ASM438219v1, whole genome shotgun sequence genome:
- the LOC6617846 gene encoding uncharacterized protein LOC6617846, with translation MLSVTRSASVPNFSVRSFGAYSSKSHFEASHSVSESTFSEVERFVEAATSINRLPKTRKLSSCIFRTYVCLLLVIQVTLASLQWLGSTYRWKPQLSVANRGLSVLLLLLSWINLTLAFMGFRRLQFTFPLNWIVFGCIFESLTLLVVCLHILEQDLTWPFVLIGIGVLVVYTLLGLWVPGFLTANLWILILASIVVFLVSSVALGVRLQMRYYVPASVCLVFFGPWAMYNSQKLFLRHKRSDYVAHQYLEASAKMFMNYAFTVSGIIFAHRFSVDTLDAPS, from the coding sequence ATGTTAAGTGTAACCAGATCGGCATCAGTCCCAAATTTCAGCGTGCGATCCTTTGGAGCCTATAGCTCCAAGAGCCACTTCGAGGCAAGTCATAGCGTGAGTGAAAGCACGTTCTCGGAAGTGGAGCGTTTTGTGGAGGCTGCCACCAGCATCAACCGACTTCCAAAAACGCGGAAACTCTCCTCCTGCATTTTTCGAACCTACGTCTGCCTGCTGTTGGTCATCCAGGTGACCCTGGCCTCGCTGCAGTGGCTCGGATCCACGTACCGCTGGAAACCGCAGCTGAGTGTGGCCAACCGCGGCCTGTCcgtcctgctgctcctgctttcGTGGATCAATCTGACGCTGGCCTTCATGGGCTTCCGGCGACTGCAGTTCACCTTCCCGCTCAATTGGATTGTCTTTGGGTGCATCTTCGAGAGCCTCACGCTGCTGGTGGTGTGTCTGCACATTCTCGAACAGGATCTAACGTGGCCATTTGTGCTGATTGGCATTGGCGTGCTGGTTGTCTATACGCTGCTGGGGCTGTGGGTACCTGGATTCCTCACCGCCAACTTGTGGATCCTTATCCTGGCAAGCATTGTGGTCTTCCTGGTCTCTTCAGTGGCCTTGGGCGTCCGCCTCCAGATGCGATACTACGTGCCCGCCAGTGTCTGTTTGGTGTTCTTTGGACCCTGGGCCATGTACAACTCCCAGAAGCTGTTCCTGCGCCACAAGCGGTCTGATTACGTAGCTCACCAGTACTTGGAGGCGTCCGCCAAGATGTTCATGAATTATGCCTTCACTGTGAGTGGCATTATATTTGCCCACCGCTTCTCGGTGGACACATTGGATGCCCCCAGTTAG
- the LOC6617849 gene encoding uncharacterized protein LOC6617849 → MHSTKSAVLLLALAISASCVVATPHLPFLDEIFDSINQTGHHIISGFVNATRNGTAIAGEFLDSIRNSSAQFTHETVEFAHNIADAVHRAASEAIVDFSVTLQASIDIVHHQVDLVRNILQQKALKDALSTLQTVTAVVNDLEVAVHNLKDQLDEKKLEYFTIIQVKWSLWTDDQLNRVDELTNGVGNEEAEEIMDELVSRYSGYLHSCLEELQVQQATYEQNVQEAIVKYHNATSKLTAQVELCVQFNLNYRSCRNGINTALLALGSAPAELLTLKLQGIRLLAIGLNANGCVGQTLADHELEKPSVERKLDEIIRQYQEQQETTTIS, encoded by the coding sequence ATGCATTCGACCAAGTCAGCCGTTCTCCTGCTCGCCCTGGCCATCAGCGCCAGCTGCGTTGTTGCCACACCGCATCTGCCATTCTTGGATGAAATCTTCGACTCCATAAACCAGACTGGCCACCACATCATCAGTGGGTTCGTGAATGCCACCAGGAATGGCACGGCCATTGCTGGTGAGTTCCTGGACAGCATAAGGAACTCCTCCGCCCAGTTCACCCACGAAACCGTAGAGTTTGCCCACAACATCGCGGATGCAGTTCATAGAGCCGCCTCCGAGGCAATCGTCGACTTTTCCGTGACTCTGCAGGCTAGCATCGACATAGTGCATCATCAGGTTGATCTGGTGAGAAACATCCTGCAGCAAAAGGCACTTAAGGATGCCCTCTCCACACTGCAGACCGTCACTGCCGTCGTAAATGATCTGGAAGTGGCCGTGCATAACCTCAAAGATCAGTTAGACGAGAAGAAACTGGAGTATTTCACCATAATCCAGGTGAAGTGGAGCCTGTGGACTGACGACCAATTAAACCGAGTGGATGAGCTGACGAATGGAGTTGGCAACGAGGAGGCCGAGGAGATCATGGATGAGCTGGTCTCCCGCTATTCCGGATATCTGCACAGCTGCCTGGAGGAGTTGCAAGTGCAGCAAGCTACGTATGAGCAAAATGTCCAAGAGGCCATCGTAAAGTACCACAATGCCACCAGCAAACTGACGGCCCAGGTCGAGCTCTGCGTCCAGTTCAACCTCAATTACCGGTCCTGCCGCAATGGCATCAATACTGCGCTACTCGCACTAGGCTCGGCTCCCGCGGAGCTGCTCACCCTGAAGCTTCAGGGCATCCGACTACTGGCCATCGGCCTGAATGCCAACGGATGTGTGGGCCAGACCCTGGCCGATCACGAGCTGGAGAAGCCCAGCGTGGAGCGCAAGCTGGATGAGATCATTAGGCAGtaccaggagcagcaggaaaCGACCACCATAAGTTAG
- the LOC6617845 gene encoding uncharacterized protein LOC6617845, protein MNDQPVDGVVRLRLKVSQWIYGIAVLFIVLAIGLLILPGLFRRYVLVPDVVATYCFFVIGLVTLCVYVNVTWLRRKFPFNWIVSCCIAACLALGTVCTLSNQRTGHVLLLSMEILVMMSLLLLVGSYLLPECPAVAYLFLTWFIFVVLSSVLMVAGCVHVSDQMFSYEVATHFVLWQVICPLIVFQAQVISGYWENLPPILDRPLCSTMILFEFLACYIFLDSADDVGFEFYYAGQSANQKFLSRSVKSQWEMFMDSN, encoded by the coding sequence ATGAATGATCAGCCAGTCGATGGCGTCGTGCGCCTCCGTCTCAAGGTGTCCCAGTGGATCTACGGCATCGCGGTGCTGTTCATTGTCCTGGCCATTGGGCTGCTCATCTTGCCGGGCCTGTTCAGACGATACGTCCTGGTTCCGGATGTAGTGGCTACCTATTGCTTCTTTGTCATCGGATTGGTCACCCTGTGCGTCTATGTCAACGTCACTTGGCTGCGCCGGAAGTTCCCCTTCAACTGGATAGTCAGCTGCTGCATAGCAGCTTGTCTGGCTCTGGGAACGGTGTGCACCCTTTCAAACCAGCGGACCGGACACGTCCTGCTCCTGAGCATGGAGATTCTTGTCATGATGTCGCTGCTCCTGCTGGTCGGCTCATATCTATTACCCGAATGTCCTGCAGTGGCCTACTTGTTCCTCACTTGGTTCATATTCGTTGTGCTCTCCTCCGTCCTAATGGTCGCCGGTTGTGTCCACGTGTCAGATCAGATGTTCTCCTATGAAGTAGCCACTCACTTTGTGCTCTGGCAAGTTATATGCCCACTGATTGTGTTCCAGGCGCAGGTCATATCCGGCTATTGGGAGAACTTGCCGCCAATCTTGGATAGGCCACTGTGCTCCACGATGATCCTGTTCGAATTTCTCGCCTGCTACATCTTTCTTGACTCCGCCGATGATGTTGGATTTGAGTTCTACTACGCTGGCCAGTCAGCAAATCAAAAGTTTTTGTCCAGATCCGTTAAGAGCCAGTGGGAGATGTTCATGGACTCAAACTAG